One genomic segment of Triplophysa rosa linkage group LG22, Trosa_1v2, whole genome shotgun sequence includes these proteins:
- the lrrc32 gene encoding transforming growth factor beta activator LRRC32 — translation MDVRVWIVMLMVAPVALFRRPAELSLCQVLQKDADCSHLNLRNIPNHLPSGIHTLDLSQNHLQNLTDDSLLSYTAIHHLKLHSNQIEFIQPGVFRDMSHLRVLDLSRNSLDVYGALKTHVGPLPSVHSLDLSGNGLFTHMSDYFLRDAPALTNLSLNGNSITKICRDTFNGSQALQNIDLHNNVIIEIEEGAFESLTDLSELDLSVNSVSCIVDFNLFQLKTLNLSKNSMSSFQTIDSDRDFELLDLDLRENKILDFPVLPRKNRLVYLDLSRNLLRSVNCSGPVDELENQKDSSRRVSKQHQDLPRLMYLDLSYNQLKSLPSSFFGSTDALETLNVSNNCLQSFRVMADGPLNSLRTLDVSFNNLQDLELEEKTLTALEVLHLRGNSLRVLDGNIFSKLPSIHSLHLQQNRLSICPSADGCVSLSSLPTLRYLYLSENTLSSVPREAFRGSPLLILDLSLNPGVEIDAGALSGLETSLGWLYLRGNELRALAVDFTLFSNLKSLDLSVNRLTALSLWSGDSSVESLNLQSNSLVTLAPATVSALQKALKTLYVGSNPLSCCGNSHLLTLLQRDGVSVPDIAAATCWYSKDSRNTEISVSAVRAEHCASVDGNVLLISVLVLLVLGLTVLSTVIFKVCHSRRHAFNRGIRA, via the exons ATGGATGTCCGTGTCTGGATCGTGATGCTCATGGTGGCGCCCGTCGCTCTGTTCAGACGTCCAGCAGAACTTTCTCTCTGTCAAGTG CTCCAGAAAGATGCCGACTGCAGTCATCTCAACCTCAGAAACATCCCGAACCATCTTCCCTCCGGCATCCACACGCTGGACCTGTCCCAGAACCATCTGCAGAACCTGACGGATGACTCTCTCCTGTCTTACACTGCCATCCATCATCTCAAGCTTCACTCCAATCAGATCGAGTTCATTCAGCCGGGTGTCTTCAGAGACATGAGTCATCTGCGCGTGCTGGATCTGTCCAGAAACTCTCTGGATGTTTACGGCGCTCTGAAGACGCACGTGGGGCCGCTGCCGTCCGTACACAGTCTGGATCTGTCGGGAAACGGCCTCTTCACCCACATGAGCGACTACTTTCTGAGAGACGCTCCGGCGCTCACCAACCTGTCGTTGAACGGGAACAGCATCACTAAAATCTGCAGGGACACGTTCAACGGATCTCAGGCCTTACAAAACATCGACTTGCATAACAACGTTATCATTGAGATCGAAGAAGGCGCCTTTGAGTCCTTGACCGATCTCTCCGAACTCGATTTGTCCGTCAATTCCGTTTCTTGCATCGTGGACTTTAACCTCTTCCAGCTCAAGACATTAAACCTGAGCAAAAACAGCATGAGCAGCTTCCAGACCATCGATTCGGACCGGGACTTTGAGCTGCTGGATCTGGAtctgagagaaaataaaatccTTGATTTCCCCGTCCTACCCCGGAAGAACAGACTCGTGTACCTGGACCTGTCCCGAAATCTCTTGAGAAGCGTGAACTGCTCGGGTCCTGTGGACGAGCTGGAGAACCAGAAGGACAGTTCTCGTCGCGTCAGTAAACAGCATCAAGATCTTCCGAGGCTGATGTATTTAGACTTGAGTTACAATCAGCTGAAAAGCCTCCCGTCGTCTTTCTTCGGCAGCACGGACGCTCTGGAGACCCTAAACGTCAGCAACAACTGCTTGCAGAGCTTCAGGGTGATGGCGGACGGGCCGTTGAACTCTCTCAGAACGCTGGACGTCAGCTTCAATAACCTCCAGGATCTTGAGTTGGAGGAGAAGACGCTGACGGCGCTGGAGGTTCTGCACCTGCGGGGGAATTCTCTCCGTGTGTTGGACGGCAACATCTTCTCCAAGCTGCCCAGCATCCACAGCCTCCACCTTCAACAGAACCGGCTGAGCATCTGTCCCTCTGCCGATGGCTGCGTCTCGCTCTCGTCTCTCCCTACCTTACGCTATCTGTACTTGTCAGAGAACACGCTCTCGTCCGTCCCGCGGGAGGCCTTCAGGGGCAGCCCGCTCCTCATCCTGGATCTGTCTCTGAACCCCGGCGTGGAGATAGACGCCGGCGCTCTCTCGGGTCTGGAGACCTCTCTCGGCTGGCTGTATCTGAGAGGAAATGAGCTCAGAGCGCTGGCCGTGGACTTCACCCTCTTCAGCAACCTGAAGTCTTTGGATCTGTCAGTGAACCGGCTCACGGCTTTGTCTCTGTGGAGCGGGGACTCTTCCGTCGAGTCTCTGAACTTGCAGAGTAACAGTCTGGTGACGCTGGCGCCCGCCACCGTGTCGGCTCTGCAGAAAGCACTCAAGACTTTATACGTGGGCTCGAACCCGCTGAGCTGCTGCGGAAACTCGCACCTCCTCACTTTACTGCAGCGGGACGGAGTGTCGGTGCCCGACATCGCCGCCGCCACCTGCTGGTACAGCAAAGACTCGCGGAACACAGAGATCAGCGTGAGCGCCGTACGGGCCGAGCACTGTGCGTCTGTGGACGGGAACGTGTTGCTGATCAGCGTGCTTGTCTTATTGGTGTTAGGACTGACGGTGCTGTCGACCGTCATCTTTAAAGTCTGTCACTCCAGACGACACGCGTTCAACAGAGGAATCAGAGCTTGA